The Antarcticibacterium flavum genome contains the following window.
GATAAGTATGCCGCACAGGCACTTCTTGCTAGGGTATACCTGCAAATGGGTAATTACGAAGGTGCAAGGGACGCCGCTCATGATGTAATTGAGAACAGCGGGCATTCCTTAACCTCAACCTATGCAGCAGCTTTCAATAACGATGTAGATTCATCTGAAGATGTGTTCGCTTTCCAGGTGACTTCCCAGGATGGTGAAAATGACCTGATCATCCACTATGCCGATCAGGCTGCAGGTGGTAGAGGTGGTGATATCACTATTAACCCGGCTTTCATTGACAGGTTTGATGCAAATGATGACAGGGGAGATTATTTTTATGCAAGTGCGCAAAGTGGAGCTACCCTAACCGGTAAATACACAAATCAATTTGGGAACATTCCTGTTATTAGACTGGCAGAAATGTATCTTATAAGAGCCGAGGCGAATGAGAGGCTTGGAACCGAAATAGGTAATACACCTCTGGAGGACATAAATCTTATAAGAAGCCGTGCAAATGCCACCACCTTATCCTCTGTTGATCTTGAAGACATTCTTGAAGAAAGAGAACTGGAACTGGCTTTTGAAGGATTCCTTATCCACGATTTGAAGAGGACTCAACGCAATGTGGGAGATTTGGAGTATAATGCCAATGCCCTGGTGTTTCCTGTTCCTCAAAGAGAAATAGATGCCAACTCGCTCCTAGTACAAAACCCGGGATACGGAGCTTAAAATTTAGAAATTAAAATTTATAAATGGCTGCCTTCACGGGCAGCCATTTTTATTTTAACTCTTTCTATAAAAGCATACCTTTGTGATATGGAAGAGAACACAACTATTTTTGGAATAAGAACAGTTATTGAAGCAATTCAAAGCGAAAAGAACATTGATAAAATATATATTCAAAAAGGCCTTAGCGGTCCACTCTTGCAGGAACTACAAAGTCTTGTAAATAAACAGGAATACAATATATCCTATGTTCCCGTTGAAAAACTAAATAAACTGGCCCAGGGTAACCACCAGGGGGTGGTGGCAAAGATCTCCCCGGTGAAATTTCGTGATCTAGAAGAAGTGGTTCAGGAATCCCTGGAAAAGGATGGCACTCCTCCCCTATTTCTATTACTGGACCAGATCACCGATGCCAGGAATTTTGGAGCCATAATAAGGACGGCAGAATGTTGCGGGGTTGATGGTATCATTATCCAAAGCAAGGGAGGAGCTCCCGTAAATGCCGATACCGTTAAAACATCTGCCGGGGCGGTTTTTAAAATTCCAATATGTAAAGTGAATCATATAAAGGATGCTATTTACTACCTGCAGGCGTCTGGCATAAAAGTAGTAGCAGCTACAGAGAAAACTTCATCAACACTTTATGAGCAGGATTTCTCCACGCCTGTCGCACTGGTGATGGGCAGTGAAGGTAAAGGAGTCTCTTCCTCCATCCTTAAGATCGTAGATGAAAATGCAAAATTACCAATGTTCGGGACTATTGGATCTTTGAACGTATCTGTAGCTTGTGGTGCATTCCTCTATGAGATCATACGACAAAGAAGCAGCCCACTGAATTCCGAAGGGAAAATATAAATTAACTTTTTAACCTACTCTTCCTGAGTATTTGATTTCTTAAAGACGTATCTGTAGGTAAATCTGGTTTTCTCTCGTGGAGTATTTTCAGGATCCATTTGCTCATCGTTTGGAGGCCTGGTGGCTCCAATGAAATTTCCGTTCTCATCAAACTGCTGCATGAATTCATCTTCCTCTTCCTTATAATCCTCACGTTCCCATTCGAATTTTGGACGCTTTACGATCTTATTTTTATACAAAAAGGCGAAAATTAAGCCAACAATTAGTCCCGATAAATGTCCTTCCCAGGAAATTCCGGGATCTACAGGGACTACAAACCAAAGCATCCCACCATAAAGAAAGACAACTATTAAAGAGAGGGCTATAAGCCGGAAATACCTGGAAAAAATTCCCTTAAAAAAAAGAAAGGAAGCCAACAGGTAGATCACCCCGCTAGCACCAATGTGATTTGCAGGACGGCCAATTACCCAGGTCATTATACCTGTAAAGAGCATCCCAAGCAAAAGAATCTCCCAACTAATTCTACGGTAGAAATAAAAGAGGGACATGGATAACACAAATAAGGGTATGGTATTGTTGAAAAGATGCTTGATATCTGAATGTATGAAGGGTGAAAACACAACCCCTCTCAATCCTATCCATTCCCTTGGTCTTACTCCCAGGTAATTAAAATCAAATCCAAACCTTATTTCAAACCAAAAGACAAGCCATATGAGAAGTACAAATAATAAGGGATATCCTAACACCCCAGATGTAAACGTTAAAGATTCTTCCTGCTTTTCCATTGATTCATTAAATAATAAATTTAGCTATTTAAATTATGCTACCCACAATTCTCCTATGCAATTCCTGTGCTACAGATAATGCAATTGCCAAAATGTCAATTTCGATGTATGGCTTTGAACTAAAAATTATGTAAATCCCTACCTTTGAAAAATGAATGAACCACTGGCAGAAAGATTACGTCCAAGGACTCTTGAGGATTACCTGAGTCAGCAGCACCTTATAGGAGAAAAAGGTGCCCTAAACAGGCAAATCAAGAACGGAAATATACCATCCCTTATCCTTTGGGGGCCTCCCGGAGTTGGAAAGACCACGCTTGCCAATATTATAGCGACAGAAAGTGGACGACCCTTTTATACCTTAAGCGCTATTAATAGCGGTGTTAAGGATGTTCGCGAGATCATCGAAAAGGCAAAAAAGAGTGACGGGTTATTCACCACAAAGAACCCGATACTTTTTATAGATGAGATACATCGATTCAGCAAATCCCAGCAGGACTCACTACTAGGTGCTGTAGAAAAAGGCTGGGTCACCTTAATAGGGGCAACTACAGAGAATCCCAGCTTTGAGGTCATTTCTGCCCTGCTTTCCCGTTGCCAGGTTTATACATTAAAGCCCTTTTCCAAAGAGGAACTTATTGCCCTTCTTGAAAGAGCAATGAGAGAAGACCCTGTTATTAAATCCAGAGATGTTCACTTAAAAGAAACAGAAGCTATTTTAAGGTTAAGCGGGGGTGATGCAAGAAAATTGCTTAATATTTTTGAATTACTTGTTACATCTGCCGTGGCACCTGTTACAATTACCAATGACCTTGTGCTGGAACAGGTACAGCAAAACACTGTGTTATATGATAAGACGGGGGAACAGCATTATGACATAGTATCTGCTTATATCAAATCAATAAGAGGTAGCGACCCCAATGCTGCAGTTTATTGGCTGGCAAGAATGATAGAAGGTGGTGAAGATGTTAAATTCATAGCCCGTAGACTGCTTATCCTGGCAAGTGAAGATATTGGCAATGCCAATCCAACTGCTCTTGTAATGGCAAATAACACCTTCCAGGCTGTAACCACCATTGGATTTCCTGAATCACGAATTATTCTTAGCCAGTGTACAATTTATTTGGCTACCTCCCCAAAGAGTAACGCTTCTTACATGGCAATTAATCAGGCCCAGAGCCTGGTAAAGAAAACCGGAAATCTTTCTGTTCCCCTTTCGCTAAGGAATGCACCTACTAAACTCATGAAGGATATGGGTTATGGTGATGATTACCAGTATGCACATAATTATGAAAACAATTTCAAAGAGGCCGAATTCCTTCCGGAGGAAATAAAAAATACCAACTTTTATAATCCAGGGAATAACCAACGGGAAAATTCCCAGAGAGAATTCCTGAAAAAAAGATGGAAAGGTAAATATGGTTATTGATCCTGTTTGGAGTAGACGGTGGTTTTAGGACTATTGCTTTGCGGATCCAGGACTTCTACCGTTAAATTGCCTTTATTATCAAAATTTGCCATTCCTTTGGCAGTTACTGAAGTGTATAAATAGCTGTCTCTTGCAGAAGATTTGACCAGGGATGCAAAAGGCTCGGACATCCCTTTTTGATATAAATTATAACCAGAAGGTGTTTTTTCCAGAAAAAATTCTGACCCCTCCTTTTGGAATAAAAGCCGCCTTGCTTCCATCCCATCATTTTCTTTGGTTTTGGTACCTTCTACAGCAACAGGATCCTTTGTTTCAACCGGAAGTTCTCTTTCTACCTCACCCGTTACTTCTTTCTCATTATCAACAGGAGGAACAGCTGTAACTTCAACTATTTTCTCCTCTTCTACAGGAGGCACTGCCGTGACTTCTACTACGTTTTCCTCTTGGGCATATTTATAATTAAGATTGGATATTGCCGTGAATGCCTCTCGCAGAGCTTCATGATATGCCTGTTGGTAATCTTTCAATTTGCTCACCCCCTCTGGAGTAATAAAGACTTCATTATTATTGCAGTCCCTTAACTCAATAGCCAGCCTGGTGCGAAACATTCCTGAATCATCTTTTACTCGTGCCCTTAAAGCCTTACAAGGACCGGATGATAGCGCAGCAGGAAAGGTTTCATTATCCAAATAGGCTTCAAAACCTTCCCGTTCGAATAAAAATTTCAGCAATTCGTTGAGCTGGTATTGATTGGTTTCTTTTTGGAAATCAAATTCAGCAGGAATAACTACATATCGATATGAGTTTATGTGTTGCCCATGAATAAACTGAAGGCTAAAAAGAAACAATATGGTAAAGTAAAGCGTTTTCATAGTCTTTATTTAAATACAAATTGCATGCCCAGTTGAAGCGAGGCGCTATTGGTTTTTGCCAGATTAAAATAACCAATTAAATTATCTGCTGCAAGATATACATTGAAATACTTTAACTGCGTTGATACCATTAAACCAATATTTGTATAGGAAAAATCGTCTATAGTATAAGCAAGCCTCATTCTAAACCTGGAAGAGAATTTACGGTCATAGTAGGTTGAAAAAGCATATTTTAGGCCGCGGGGCCGTTTAATCCCGAAAAATTTAATTCCCAGTAAATTCGTGTGTCTTCTATTTACCTTTCTAAGATAACTGCAAGGGGCGTAAGATCGTCCAAAACCATATTCAAGCGCAGCATTTATCTTCCACGGCCGCCAGGTTATATAGTTTTCATTCAAAGTTTCATCGATAAGGTTTTTATCAACCTCATCTTCAAAAATATCCCAATACGGAATTGCATTACCTCCCGGAGCTACTTCAGGGAATAAAGGCTCTAACCCATCTGTACGGTAACTACCGTAATAAAGATAATTTTCCACATCCTGCTGCTGCCACATAAGCCCAATATCAAGGATGGAACCCGATGCAATTAAATTCTCATTGATAATATAAGTGGCACCCAGGTCAATTCCCGCCCCGGCATTTCCACCAAAAAAGGATCTTTTAAGAATATCTGCAGTTGCCTCCTGTACAGTAGTATTAGCATCTGTAGCAGTGGTATAACCCGAAGTATTTACCCTCAGGCTAATATTCTCTGCATAATGCCTGTAGTAGTTTGGCCCTTCAGGAGTATTTCTGGTTATAAACATCCCCCTGTTATTAATACTTTGTGCGTTAAATATTCCCGAGTATAATTTAACCCTCGCACCTATCGTAAGCTGCCGGTCAATAACTTTATTGAGGCCAAGATGATAAACCATTAAGGCATCACCTGTAAAGGAAATGTGAGAAAAATCGAAAGGAACATTTATATAGTCATTATTCCCCTCATTTACCAATATGGCAGGGTCCTTAGGAAAATATGAGAAAAAATCCAGCTCCTGGTAAATACCTGCACTTAAATAATGGTCTTTATTAAGCCGCCACCCCAGGCTTACAACCTCCAGCTGCTGGGTTGCAGTAAAATAATCCCTGCTGGTCAATCGGCGCATTGTGCGCGTTATACGCTCGTTTATATTGGTATTTGAGTCCTCAAAAATATCATGTACAGAAACACCGGTAGAACCTGCAGAAAAACTGAATTGGGAAAGCAAGGGCAAACCTACATGGCCATTAAAGTCAATACTGGCCCCGGGATTGGTCATAAGGGTTTGAGGCAGGCCGTCTACATTATATAATAGTTGCTTGTTCTGTGCCCGGGAACCAGAGAAGGTAAAAAGTAGTATGAGCAGGAAACAAGTGCGCATCCCTTAAAATTCAAATGAAAAAAGGCCCTTGGAAGCAAAACTAAGATCGCCTTCAAATTCCTGATCGCCGGGCAAAAGTTCCAGTTCCACTACCATTTTAATAGATCTTTTTATCACCTCGATCCTGTCATTTCCAATAAACTCGATATGTTCTGTAATGGCAGGGTTTCCAGGGCTACCTGCATTTATGATAAAATCTACATTATGCTGTACCCTGTTATTTTCTGAAAGAAAAGAAATTTTACTGGAAAATTCCCGCGGGAAAGTATTGCTATACCTAAAGCTAAATTCCACTTCTTCCAAATCCTTTTGAATATAATCATCGTCCAGGAATTCCAGTCTAACAGTATCTCTTATAGTATTTTTAAATTGGCCGGAGGAGCCATCAATAAAGTCTTTGGGCTCCACATCAAAAATTAAAAGATCTGCCTGTATTTTTGGTTTAAGAGAGATATCACCGGCCTGGTCCAGGTCCACATCCTTTACGCATGAGGAAACTCCCAGGACAAGGATTAACATCATTGCCGGCAAACAGCTTTTTAAAGAAAACATTTGGGGTTAAATTTCTTTTAAACAAACGAAGATATAAATTCTTTATTGCTATAAATAGATCTTCAGCTCATTTAACTTTTGAATACCAGCAGATTGGACTGGTTCCTTTTTTCCGTAATAATCAAAAAATATAGTTTTCATTCCCACACTATGTGCTCCAAGTATATCTGCTTCATAGTTATCCCCCACCATCACACTATTTTCTGGAAGGGCCATGGATTTTTTAAGTGCCTTCAGGAAGATATTCATATCAGGCTTCTTAACCCCGGCTTCTTCAGAAGTAGTAACCGTCTGGAAAAAGTCTGATATACCCGAATTGGTGAGTTTTGTATGCTGCACCTCTTCAAAACCATTGGTGATTATATGTAATTGATAATGGCCTTTTAAATAATCAAGTATTTCAAGTGTATCTTCAAGCAGATGGTTATAGGTGGGTAAGTATTTAATATAATTATTGGAAAGGTTATTGATGATTTGTGGTGCCACATCCAGTGACATACACTTAAAACAATCATTCAACCTGCCGGTGCGTAGATCTTCTTTCGAAATCTTATTATCCCTGTACAGTTTCCAGTAATTGTTATTAATTGGAACGTACGTCTCAAGAAACTGCGGCAAACTTATGTCCAGTTTCTCCTCTTTAAATATAGTTTCAAAGGTCAATGCAGAATTCCTGTCAAAGTCCCACAACGTATGGTCCAGGTCGAAATATATATGTTTAATATTATTTAATTTCATTTACTTGTTTTAATAAAGCGTAATAATAGGATTGATTGGAATATTCTGAAAAATCCCT
Protein-coding sequences here:
- a CDS encoding RagB/SusD family nutrient uptake outer membrane protein, with amino-acid sequence MKNYKLTLSILSAAFLMVSCEDELNLEPEQSISTEVAISTGENIENILIGTYAEAGDNVSYGGDIQILSDLYGFTDEASWVGTFAQPREVFNKRIFTDNVFVRDIWLNGYQIINQANLVVDYVDLVDEDRQATVEGEAKFLRALTYFDLVRLFGQQYEAGEQNTQLGVPLTLTGITDYSGDLEIPRNTVEEVYTQVVADLTDAYDLLPPSNGIFADKYAAQALLARVYLQMGNYEGARDAAHDVIENSGHSLTSTYAAAFNNDVDSSEDVFAFQVTSQDGENDLIIHYADQAAGGRGGDITINPAFIDRFDANDDRGDYFYASAQSGATLTGKYTNQFGNIPVIRLAEMYLIRAEANERLGTEIGNTPLEDINLIRSRANATTLSSVDLEDILEERELELAFEGFLIHDLKRTQRNVGDLEYNANALVFPVPQREIDANSLLVQNPGYGA
- a CDS encoding DUF5723 family protein, giving the protein MRTCFLLILLFTFSGSRAQNKQLLYNVDGLPQTLMTNPGASIDFNGHVGLPLLSQFSFSAGSTGVSVHDIFEDSNTNINERITRTMRRLTSRDYFTATQQLEVVSLGWRLNKDHYLSAGIYQELDFFSYFPKDPAILVNEGNNDYINVPFDFSHISFTGDALMVYHLGLNKVIDRQLTIGARVKLYSGIFNAQSINNRGMFITRNTPEGPNYYRHYAENISLRVNTSGYTTATDANTTVQEATADILKRSFFGGNAGAGIDLGATYIINENLIASGSILDIGLMWQQQDVENYLYYGSYRTDGLEPLFPEVAPGGNAIPYWDIFEDEVDKNLIDETLNENYITWRPWKINAALEYGFGRSYAPCSYLRKVNRRHTNLLGIKFFGIKRPRGLKYAFSTYYDRKFSSRFRMRLAYTIDDFSYTNIGLMVSTQLKYFNVYLAADNLIGYFNLAKTNSASLQLGMQFVFK
- a CDS encoding rhomboid family intramembrane serine protease, which gives rise to MEKQEESLTFTSGVLGYPLLFVLLIWLVFWFEIRFGFDFNYLGVRPREWIGLRGVVFSPFIHSDIKHLFNNTIPLFVLSMSLFYFYRRISWEILLLGMLFTGIMTWVIGRPANHIGASGVIYLLASFLFFKGIFSRYFRLIALSLIVVFLYGGMLWFVVPVDPGISWEGHLSGLIVGLIFAFLYKNKIVKRPKFEWEREDYKEEEDEFMQQFDENGNFIGATRPPNDEQMDPENTPREKTRFTYRYVFKKSNTQEE
- a CDS encoding YjjG family noncanonical pyrimidine nucleotidase is translated as MKLNNIKHIYFDLDHTLWDFDRNSALTFETIFKEEKLDISLPQFLETYVPINNNYWKLYRDNKISKEDLRTGRLNDCFKCMSLDVAPQIINNLSNNYIKYLPTYNHLLEDTLEILDYLKGHYQLHIITNGFEEVQHTKLTNSGISDFFQTVTTSEEAGVKKPDMNIFLKALKKSMALPENSVMVGDNYEADILGAHSVGMKTIFFDYYGKKEPVQSAGIQKLNELKIYL
- a CDS encoding replication-associated recombination protein A, translating into MNEPLAERLRPRTLEDYLSQQHLIGEKGALNRQIKNGNIPSLILWGPPGVGKTTLANIIATESGRPFYTLSAINSGVKDVREIIEKAKKSDGLFTTKNPILFIDEIHRFSKSQQDSLLGAVEKGWVTLIGATTENPSFEVISALLSRCQVYTLKPFSKEELIALLERAMREDPVIKSRDVHLKETEAILRLSGGDARKLLNIFELLVTSAVAPVTITNDLVLEQVQQNTVLYDKTGEQHYDIVSAYIKSIRGSDPNAAVYWLARMIEGGEDVKFIARRLLILASEDIGNANPTALVMANNTFQAVTTIGFPESRIILSQCTIYLATSPKSNASYMAINQAQSLVKKTGNLSVPLSLRNAPTKLMKDMGYGDDYQYAHNYENNFKEAEFLPEEIKNTNFYNPGNNQRENSQREFLKKRWKGKYGY
- the rlmB gene encoding 23S rRNA (guanosine(2251)-2'-O)-methyltransferase RlmB; its protein translation is MEENTTIFGIRTVIEAIQSEKNIDKIYIQKGLSGPLLQELQSLVNKQEYNISYVPVEKLNKLAQGNHQGVVAKISPVKFRDLEEVVQESLEKDGTPPLFLLLDQITDARNFGAIIRTAECCGVDGIIIQSKGGAPVNADTVKTSAGAVFKIPICKVNHIKDAIYYLQASGIKVVAATEKTSSTLYEQDFSTPVALVMGSEGKGVSSSILKIVDENAKLPMFGTIGSLNVSVACGAFLYEIIRQRSSPLNSEGKI